The following coding sequences are from one Streptomyces dengpaensis window:
- a CDS encoding cupin domain-containing protein, translating to MSMAFEHHTSGSLYVPAGEGLVKWMAGDEYTVKASANETNGSLGFIVGTVPPGNGPVAHSHTRHDEAFFMLDGELEFLDGDKTFVGSAGDFVFVPRGVRHRFKNISSRDAKLAFLYTPGGIERSMIEHGHDPEPGQRPKLWTADDFSPGLVAMMEELGTLVLPEQNP from the coding sequence ATGTCAATGGCATTCGAACACCACACAAGCGGATCACTGTACGTTCCTGCGGGCGAGGGTCTGGTCAAATGGATGGCCGGAGATGAGTACACAGTCAAGGCTTCTGCGAACGAGACGAACGGATCGCTCGGCTTCATTGTCGGCACCGTTCCCCCGGGCAACGGTCCCGTCGCGCACTCTCACACGCGCCACGACGAAGCATTCTTCATGCTCGATGGCGAGCTGGAGTTTCTCGACGGCGACAAGACTTTCGTGGGGTCGGCCGGTGACTTTGTCTTCGTTCCGCGCGGCGTGCGACACCGATTCAAGAATATCTCCTCCCGCGACGCAAAGTTGGCTTTCTTGTACACCCCGGGCGGTATAGAGCGCTCGATGATCGAGCATGGACACGACCCGGAGCCTGGGCAGCGGCCGAAGCTTTGGACAGCCGACGATTTCTCGCCGGGGTTGGTGGCGATGATGGAGGAGCTCGGCACCCTCGTCCTTCCCGAGCAGAATCCGTGA
- a CDS encoding Asp/Glu racemase, translating into MSSYRVGLLVPSSNTTMETEVPEVLRRVAATTGDRFTFHSSRMRMKTVSESELAAMNADADRAAVELADASVDVMAYACLVAIMAQGRGAHRDIENRLTKTSADAGAPVDVVSSAGALVAGLHHIGARKVSLVTPYLKPLTARVVDYIEGEGIEVQDAISLEVDDNLAVGRLDQGQLPEIARRLDTRGADAVVLSACVQMPSLDAIPAAEAVVDLPVVTAATATSWQVLSALEAYAPVPGTGALFRG; encoded by the coding sequence ATGAGTTCCTACCGCGTGGGTCTGCTGGTGCCGAGTTCCAACACAACGATGGAGACCGAAGTTCCTGAGGTGCTGCGTCGGGTGGCGGCAACGACTGGTGACCGGTTCACCTTCCACTCCAGCCGGATGCGGATGAAGACAGTCAGCGAGAGCGAGCTCGCCGCGATGAACGCGGACGCCGATCGCGCGGCGGTCGAGCTGGCTGACGCGTCCGTGGACGTGATGGCCTACGCGTGCCTGGTCGCCATCATGGCCCAGGGCCGCGGCGCGCACCGTGACATCGAGAACCGGCTCACCAAGACGTCGGCGGACGCGGGTGCACCCGTGGACGTCGTCTCCAGCGCGGGGGCCCTCGTCGCCGGACTGCACCACATCGGTGCCCGCAAGGTGTCGCTCGTTACCCCGTATCTCAAGCCGCTCACCGCACGTGTGGTCGACTACATCGAGGGAGAAGGCATCGAGGTCCAGGACGCCATCAGTCTGGAGGTGGACGACAACCTGGCCGTCGGACGCCTCGACCAGGGACAGCTGCCGGAGATCGCACGCCGGCTCGACACCCGCGGGGCTGACGCGGTGGTGCTGAGCGCTTGCGTGCAGATGCCGTCCCTGGACGCGATTCCCGCCGCCGAAGCCGTCGTCGACCTGCCGGTCGTCACCGCCGCGACCGCCACGTCCTGGCAGGTGCTGTCCGCACTGGAGGCCTACGCCCCGGTTCCCGGAACCGGCGCACTGTTTCGAGGCTGA
- a CDS encoding alpha/beta hydrolase fold domain-containing protein: MTAGNATEPRNGAPGRLGDPERSLKTDPRVHPGVIAALAPFGLDGLATAPPVSPRSTRAELLEFAAGAESAFEPVFEALTAGLPEVEGVVSQTHTVTGADGHEIRLYASRPKDVQGPLPCVYHIHGGGMVIMGATSAVYNRWRQELAATGLVVIGVEFRNGAGKLGPHPYPAGLEDCATGVKWVAAHAAELGVSNIVVSGDSGGANLALALAIKAKREGFLSAISGVYAQCPYVYGKWAHDSEELPSVAENDGYFNHRDMMQVLAEIYDPGSANIDEATCWPSRATTADLEGLVPHVISVNEVDPLRDEGLDYYRKLLAAGVPTIGWMNMGLCHIGEVLFRATMPDVYAATVRSINSFAHSMR, from the coding sequence ATGACGGCTGGAAATGCTACGGAGCCGCGCAACGGCGCGCCGGGGCGCCTCGGAGACCCTGAGCGGTCGCTCAAGACCGATCCCCGGGTCCATCCGGGTGTCATAGCGGCGCTGGCGCCGTTCGGGCTCGACGGGCTGGCGACAGCGCCACCGGTGAGTCCCCGTTCCACGCGTGCGGAACTGCTGGAATTCGCGGCCGGCGCCGAGTCGGCCTTCGAGCCGGTCTTCGAGGCGCTGACGGCCGGACTGCCCGAGGTCGAGGGCGTCGTGTCCCAGACGCACACCGTCACGGGAGCGGACGGCCACGAGATCAGGCTCTATGCGTCCCGCCCAAAGGACGTGCAGGGCCCGCTGCCGTGCGTCTACCACATTCACGGCGGCGGCATGGTCATCATGGGAGCCACGAGCGCCGTCTACAACCGGTGGCGGCAGGAACTTGCCGCTACCGGCCTGGTCGTGATCGGCGTCGAGTTCCGCAATGGTGCGGGCAAGCTCGGCCCGCATCCCTACCCAGCCGGGCTGGAGGACTGTGCCACCGGTGTGAAGTGGGTCGCGGCGCATGCCGCCGAGTTGGGTGTGTCGAACATCGTGGTCTCGGGCGACTCGGGCGGCGCCAACCTCGCTCTCGCGCTGGCCATCAAGGCCAAACGGGAGGGCTTCCTCTCCGCGATCTCCGGGGTGTACGCGCAGTGCCCGTACGTCTACGGCAAGTGGGCCCATGACAGCGAGGAGCTGCCATCCGTGGCCGAGAACGACGGGTACTTCAACCACCGCGACATGATGCAGGTACTCGCCGAGATCTACGACCCAGGTTCGGCGAACATCGACGAAGCGACCTGCTGGCCCTCCCGGGCCACGACCGCCGACCTGGAGGGGCTTGTGCCGCACGTGATCTCAGTCAACGAGGTCGATCCGCTGCGTGACGAGGGACTCGACTACTACCGCAAGCTGCTCGCGGCAGGCGTCCCGACGATCGGCTGGATGAACATGGGACTGTGTCACATCGGCGAGGTCCTCTTCCGCGCCACGATGCCCGATGTCTACGCAGCCACGGTCCGCAGCATCAACAGCTTCGCTCACTCCATGCGGTGA
- a CDS encoding transposase: MPQRLEGVIWRFRAGGQWREMPKEFGAWPTVRNRFRQWRDAGVLEALPRCLTAEAMKRSEVDLSLVSVDSTTARAHHDAAGTHLVQDVVTALEQADAEGRRPGKRGRTGGTRRAGRRK; the protein is encoded by the coding sequence CTGCCGCAGCGGTTAGAGGGCGTGATCTGGCGGTTCCGGGCGGGCGGGCAGTGGCGCGAGATGCCGAAGGAGTTCGGTGCCTGGCCGACCGTTCGCAACCGCTTCCGGCAGTGGAGGGACGCCGGTGTCCTCGAAGCCCTGCCGCGGTGCCTGACCGCGGAAGCCATGAAACGGAGTGAGGTGGACCTGTCCCTGGTCAGCGTGGACTCCACCACCGCCCGGGCCCACCACGACGCTGCCGGGACGCATCTCGTCCAGGACGTCGTCACCGCCCTGGAACAGGCGGACGCCGAGGGGAGAAGGCCCGGCAAAAGGGGGCGAACCGGAGGGACACGACGGGCAGGACGCCGGAAATGA